A window from Scleropages formosus chromosome 17, fSclFor1.1, whole genome shotgun sequence encodes these proteins:
- the atp2a2a gene encoding sarcoplasmic/endoplasmic reticulum calcium ATPase 2 — translation MENAHTKTVEEVFSHFGVNESTGLSLEQVKRQKDKWGPNELPAEEGKSLWELVLEQFEDLLVRILLLAACISFVLAWFEEGEETITAFVEPFVILLILIANAIVGVWQERNAENAIEALKEYEPEMGKVYRQDRKSVQRIKAKDIVPGDIVEVAVGDKVPADIRLSSIKSTTLRVDQSILTGESVSVIKHTDPVPDPRAVNQDKKNMLFSGTNIAAGKAVGVVVATGINTEIGKIRDEMTSTEQDKTPLQQKLDEFGEQLSKVISLICIAVWIINIGHFNDPVHGGSWIRGAVYYFKIAVALAVAAIPEGLPAVITTCLALGTRRMAKKNAIVRSLPSVETLGCTSVICSDKTGTLTTNQMSVCRMFILDKVEGDSCSLNEFTITGSTYAPEGEVFHDGRPVKCSQYDSLVEMATICALCNDSSLDYNEAKGVYEKVGEATETALTCLVEKMNVFDTDIKNLSKIERANACNSVIKQLMKKEFTLEFSRDRKSMSVYCTPNKSRSTIGKMFVKGAPEGVIDRCTHVRVGNTKLPLTQGIKDKIMSVIREYGTGHDTLRCLALATRDNPLKKEDMVLIDTARFAEYESDLTFVGCVGMLDPPRTEVAASIRLCRLAGIRVIMITGDNKGTAIAICRRIGIFSEDDDINRMAFTGREFDDLSPNTQREAVMNARCFARVEPSHKSKIVEFLQSFDEITAMTGDGVNDAPALKKAEIGIAMGSGTAVAKTASEMVLADDNFSTIVAAVEEGRAIYNNMKQFIRYLISSNVGEVVCIFLTAALGFPEALIPVQLLWVNLVTDGLPATALGFNPPDLDIMNKPPRNAKEPLISGWLFFRYLAIGCYVGAATVGAAAWWFIAAEDGPRVTLYQLSHFLQCSPDKPEFQDLECEVFESPYPMTMALSVLVTIEMCNALNSLSENQSLLRMPPWENIWLLGAICLSMSLHFLILYVEPLPIIFQITPLNMTQWLMVLKISMPVILLDELLKFTARNYLEPGKELEGLSAKGGQGTALSGHSEGISWPFVAIALPLVLWIYSTDTNVSEMFLS, via the exons ATGGAGAACGCGCACACGAAGACGGTGGAGGAGGTCTTCAGCCACTTCGGCGTGAACGAGAGCACGGGGCTGAGCCTGGAGCAGGTCAAGAGGCAGAAGGACAAGTGGGGGCCCAACG AGTTGCCGGCTGAGGAAG GCAAGTCTTTATGGGAACTCGTCCTTGAGCAGTTTGAAGATTTACTCGTGCGAATTCTTCTTCTGGCAGCTTGTATCTCCTTT GTTCTGGCATGGTTcgaggagggagaggaaaccATCACCGCCTTCGTGGAGCCCTTTGTAATCTTACTCATTCTCATAGCCAACGCCATCGTAGGTGTGTGGCAG GAGCGGAACGCAGAGAACGCCATCGAGGCCCTTAAGGAGTACGAGCCTGAGATGGGCAAGGTGTACCGGCAGGACAGGAAGAGCGTGCAGAGAATCAAGGCCAAAGACATTGTGCCTGGGGACATCGTGGAGGTGGCAG TGGGAGACAAGGTTCCTGCAGACATCCGCCTCTCTTCCATCAAGTCCACTACGCTGAGGGTGGACCAGTCCATCTTAACAG GAGAATCCGTGTCCGTCATCAAGCACACGGATCCGGTGCCGGACCCTCGTGCCGTCAACcaggacaagaagaacatgctCTTTTCT GGCACTAACATTGCTGCCGGCAAGGCGGTGGGCGTGGTCGTGGCCACGGGCATCAACACCGAGATCGGGAAGATTCGTGACGAGATGACCTCCACGGAGCAGGACAAGACACCGCTGCAGCAGAAGTTGGACGAGTTCGGCGAGCAGCTCTCAAAGGTGATCTCGCTCATCTGCATCGCCGTGTGGATCATCAATATCGGCCACTTCAACGACCCGGTCCACGGCGGATCCTGGATCCGCGGCGCTGTCTACTACTTCAAGATCGCTGTGGCGCTGGCCGTGGCGGCCATCCCCGAGGGGCTGCCTGCCGTCATCACCACCTGCCTGGCACTGGGCACTCGCCGCATGGCTAAGAAGAACGCCATTGTGCGCAGCCTGCCCTCCGTGGAAACGCTGGGCTGTACCTCGGTCATCTGCTCCGACAAGACGGGCACCCTCACCACCAACCAGATGTCTGTGTGCAGG ATGTTCATCCTTGACAAGGTGGAAGGAGACAGCTGCTCCCTGAACGAGTTCACCATCACAGGCTCTACCTATGCCCCCGAGGGAGAAGT GTTCCATGATGGGCGGCCAGTGAAGTGCTCCCAGTACGACTCTCTGGTGGAGATGGCCACCATCTGCGCCCTTTGCAACGACTCTTCCCTGGACTACAATGAG GCCAAGGGTGTGTACGAGAAGGTGGGCGAGGCCACAGAGACGGCCCTCACCTGCCTCGTGGAGAAGATGAACGTGTTTGACACTGACATCAAGAACCTGTCCAAGATCGAGAGAGCCAACGCATGCAACTCT GTGATCAAGCAGCTGATGAAGAAGGAATTCACCTTAGAGTTCTCCAGGGACAGGAAGTCCATGTCTGTCTACTGCACCCCCAACAAGTCGCGTTCCACCATCGGCAAGATGTTTGTCAAGGGCGCTCCAGAGGGTGTGATCGACCGGTGCACTCACGTCCGGGTAGGGAACACCAAGTTACCCCTGACCCAGGGCATCAAGGACAAGATCATGTCAGTGATCCGAGAGTACGGCACGGGCCACGACACGCTGCGCTGCTTGGCTCTGGCCACGCGTGACAACCCACTGAAGAAGGAGGACATGGTGCTGATTGACACTGCCCGCTTTGCTGAGTACGAG TCAGACCTGACCTTTGTGGGCTGTGTGGGCATGCtggacccacccaggacagagGTGGCAGCTTCTATCCGCCTGTGCCGCCTGGCCGGGATCCGCGTTATCATGATCACCGGTGACAACAAAGGCACCGCCATAGCCATCTGCCGCCGCATTGGCATCTTCAGTGAGGACGACGATATCAACCGCATGGCCTTCACGGGCCGCGAGTTTGATGACCTGTCCCCCAACACCCAACGGGAGGCCGTAATGAATGCCCGCTGCTTTGCCCGAGTTGAGCCCTCACACAAATCCAAGATCGTGGAGTTCCTGCAATCTTTTGATGAGATCACCGCCATG ACGGGAGACGGTGTGAATGATGCTCCAGCCCTGAAGAAGGCGGAGATCGGCATCGCCATGGGttcaggcacagctgtggctaaGACAGCATCCGAGATGGTACTGGCTGACGACAACTTTTCCACCATCGTGGCGGCGGTTGAAGAGGGACGAGCCATCTACAACAACATGAAGCAGTTTATCCGCTACCTCATCTCCTCCAATGTGGGCGAGGTCGTGTG CATATTCCTGACGGCCGCATTGGGCTTCCCCGAAGCTCTGATCCCGGTGCAGTTGCTGTGGGTAAACCTGGTTACAGATGGTCTGCCAGCCACGGCGCTAGGCTTCAACCCACCTGACCTGGACATCATGAACAAGCCGCCACGCAACGCCAAGGAGCCTCTCATCTCCGGCTGGCTGTTCTTCAGATACCTGGCGATCGGAT GCTACGTGGGAGCAGCGACTGTGGGTGCCGCTGCCTGGTGGTTCATCGCTGCTGAGGATGGACCCAGGGTCACACTCTACCAGCTG AGCCACTTCCTGCAGTGCTCCCCAGACAAGCCCGAGTTCCAGGACCTGGAGTGTGAGGTGTTTGAGTCACCGTACCCCATGACCATGGCTCTCTCTGTGCTGGTCACCATTGAGATGTGCAACGCCCTCAACAG CTTGTCAGAGAACCAGTCCCTCCTGCGCATGCCACCCTGGGAGAACATCTGGCTACTGGGGGCCATCTGCCTCTCCATGTCCCTCCATTTCCTCATCCTCTATGTGGAGCCACTGCCG